A genomic stretch from Festucalex cinctus isolate MCC-2025b chromosome 13, RoL_Fcin_1.0, whole genome shotgun sequence includes:
- the LOC144033407 gene encoding HHIP-like protein 1 isoform X2 produces the protein MTLSKCTLNKHQLPGWDFPPHLLITMLLLLLAQVEWGCCHPQCLDYKPPFEPQQPLRFCKEYAKFGCCDEEMDHQLSVRFYAIMQHFDHSGYVTCARYIRSILCQECSPYAAHLYDAEDANTPMRILPGLCGNYCNDYWNQCRYTLSLLLEDRGNLMQYANLSATLEEDHRLFCEFLELKDKQYCYPNVLTNEELNANLGLVREDAEGCLEICLQEVANGLRNPVAMVHADDGTHRFFVAEQLGYVWVYLPNGSRIDRPFLNLTRAVLTSPWAGDERGFLCIALHPRFTTVRKAYVYYSVSVKKEERIRISEFTLSAHDDNQLDHNSERTLLELVEPASNHNGGQLLFGHDGYLYIFIGDGGRAGDPFGKFGNSQNKSTLLGKVLRVDVNNNDDGAPYSIPSDNPFLGEKGSLPEIYAYGVRNMWRCSIDRGDPKTGFGQGRMFCGDVGQNKYEEIDIIIKGGNYGWRAKEGFSCYDRKLCRNSSLDDILPIFAYPHKLGKSVTGGYIYRGCQMPNLNGLYIFGDFMSGRLMSLKENVATGEWEYNEICMGRDQTCSFPKLVNTYYKYIISFAEDEAGELYFLATGAPSATARAGIIYKIMDPSRRAAPGRCAIKPSPVKIKGKLFHFYPKEAPTMYRSSLPLAPGGKKSWSRASPSSRLQRNYFNG, from the exons atgactttatcAAAATGCACCTTGAACAAACATCAACTCCCGGGTTGGGACTTCCCTCCTCATCTCCTTATTaccatgctgctgctgctgctcgccCAAGTGGAGTGGGGGTGCTGTCATCCTCAGTGTTTGGATTACAAACCGCCGTTCGAGCCCCAGCAGCCATTGCGCTTCTGCAAGGAGTACGCCAAATTCGGATGCTGTGATGAGGAAATGGATCATCAGTTGTCAGTCAGGTTTTACGCCATCATGCAGCACTTTGATCATTCTGGTTATGTCACCTGCGCAAGGTACATACGCAGCATCCTCTGCCAG GAGTGTTCCCCATATGCTGCCCACCTGTACGACGCAGAGGATGCAAACACACCCATGCGCATTTTGCCAGGACTGTGTGGCAACTATTGCAACGACTACTGGAACCAGTGTAGATACACACTGAGTCTCCTGCTGGAGGACCGAGGGAACCTAATGCAGTATGCAAATCTGTCAGCCACACTCGAGGAAGATCACAGACTGTTCTGCGAATTTCTGGAGCTGAAGGACAAACAGTACTGCTACCCTAATGTCTTGACAAATGAAG AACTAAATGCTAACCTGGGTTTGGTTCGAGAGGATGCTGAGGGCTGCCTGGAGATATGCTTGCAGGAAGTTGCAAATGGGCTCCGGAACCCGGTGGCTATGGTCCACGCAGATGACGGAACGCACCGTTTCTTTGTTGCTGAGCAACTGGGCTACGTGTGGGTCTACCTGCCCAACGGATCCAGGATCGATCGTCCGTTCCTCAACCTCACTCGAGCTGTCCTGACATCACCTTGGGCTGGAGACGAAAGAGGTTTCCTATGCATAGCCCTGCATCCAAG GTTCACCACTGTGAGGAAAGCGTATGTTTACTACTCGGTGTCCGTCAAGAAGGAGGAAAGGATACGCATCAGCGAGTTCACACTGTCGGCACATGATGACAACCAACTTGACCACAACTCAGAGAG AACCCTCCTGGAGCTGGTGGAGCCAGCATCCAATCACAATGGGGGGCAGCTTTTGTTTGGCCATGATGGATATTTGTACATATTCATTGGAGATGGTGGCCGAGCTGGGGACCCTTTTGGAAAATTTGGCAACTCGCAGAACAA GTCAACCCTCCTTGGCAAGGTGCTACGTGTTGATGTTAACAACAACGATGATGGTGCCCCATACAGCATCCCTTCAGACAACCCATTTCTAGGAGAGAAGGGGAgcctcccag AGATTTATGCGTACGGTGTGCGCAACATGTGGCGTTGCTCTATTGACCGTGGAGACCCAAAGACCGGTTTTGGCCAAGGCCGGATGTTTTGTGGTGATGTTGGGCAGAACAAATATGAGGAAATAGACATCATAATTAAAg GAGGCAATTACGGATGGAGGGCAAAAGAAGGCTTCAGCTGCTATGATCGCAAACTCTGTCGCAACTCATCATTGG ATGACATCTTGCCTATCTTTGCCTACCCCCATAAGTTGGGCAAATCAGTAACAGGGGGATACATCTACAGAGGTTGCCAGATGCCCAATCTGAATGGACTGTACATCTTTGGGGACTTCATGAGTGG GCGTCTGATGTCCTTGAAGGAGAATGTGGCAACAGGTGAATGGGAGTACAACGAAATTTGCATGGGACGAGACCAGACCTGCAGCTTTCCCAAACTTGTTAACACCTACTATAAATACATCATTTCTTTTGCAGAGGATGAGGCTG GTGAATTGTACTTCCTTGCCACGGGTGCCCCAAGTGCAACAGCCAGAGCAGGAATTATCTACAAAATCATGGATCCCTCCAG GCGGGCAGCACCAGGTAGATGTGCCATCAAGCCCTCCCCAGTAAAGATAAAGGGAAAACTTTTTCACTTCTATCCCAAAGAAG CCCCCACTATGTATCGGTCAAGCCTCCCTTTAGCCCCGGGAGGGAAAAAATCCTGGAGCCGTGCCTCGCCTTCTTCCAGGTTACAGCGTAACTATTTTAATGGGTAG